A stretch of Corvus hawaiiensis isolate bCorHaw1 chromosome 8, bCorHaw1.pri.cur, whole genome shotgun sequence DNA encodes these proteins:
- the DKK1 gene encoding dickkopf-related protein 1 — MRGLVALLAALSCAAPAGRAAAPGGALSSNAIKGPPPGGAAEASAAPAPPFDGSNKAPPAATRQPFPCAEDEDCGPEEFCGGAARGGGAPLCLGCRRRRKRCLRDAMCCPGMTCSNGLCTPPEPPHGAAEPEETGTEALPRRTPAPAWLPTAKGEEGDFCLRSSDCAAGLCCARHFWSKICKPVLREGQVCTRHRRKGAHGLEIFQRCQCAEGLACRLQREHGPADASRLHTCQRH; from the exons ATGCGGGGGCTGGTGGCGCTGCTGGCGGCGCTGAgctgcgcggccccggcggggcgggcggcggctccCGGGGGTGCCCTCAGCTCCAACGCCATCAAGGGACCCCccccgggcggggcggccgaGGCCAGCGCCGCCCCCGCACCCCCTTTCGACGGCAGCAACAAGGCCCCGCCGGCCGCCACCCGGCAG cctttcccgtgcgcCGAGGACGAGGACTGCGGCCCCGAGGAGTTCTGCGGGGGGGCGGCCCGCGGCGGGGGGGCCCCGCTGTGCCTCGGCTGCCGGCGGCGCCGCAAGCGCTGCCTGCGCGATGCCATGTGCTGCCCCGGCATGACCTGCAGCAACG GTCTCTGCACGCCCCCGGAGCCGCCCCACGGAGCGGCCGAGCCGGAGGAGACGGGCACTGAGGCGCTGCCCCGACGGACGCCCGCGCCCGCCTGGCTACCCACTGCCAAAG GCGAGGAGGGCGACTTCTGCCTGCGCTCGTCGGACTGCGCGGCCGGGCTGTGCTGCGCCCGCCACTTCTGGTCCAAGATCTGCAAGCCGGTGCTGCGGGAGGGGCAGGTGTGCACCCGGCACCGGCGGAAAGGCGCCCACGGCCTGGAGATCTTCCAGCGCTGCCAGTGCGCCGAGGGGCTGGCGTGCCGCCTGCAGCGAGAGCACGGCCCCGCCGACGCGTCCCGCCTGCACACGTGCCAGCGGCACTGA